CAAGCTGCGATCTGCCTTGAAACGAATGCCAGAAGTTCCAAATATTTGCATCACCCGATTGTAACCAGCCTCAGATAGTGATGTCAAACCAGTATTCATTCTTGACACAAGAATGCATAACCTTTACTATTTGAATATCGTTTTAAGGAGGTACATCCATGGTCAAAGAAATCTCTGATGCCAGTTTCGACGAAGAAGTGTTAAAAGCAAAAATCCCGGTGCTGGTAGATATGTGGGCGCCTTGGTGTGGGCCCTGCCGAATGGTGGCTCCTGTTATTGACAAGCTTTCCACGCAGTATGAAGGTAAAATTAAATTCTGCAAGATGAATGTTGATGACAACTCCAGTACTTCCTCGCGT
The sequence above is drawn from the Dehalococcoidales bacterium genome and encodes:
- the trxA gene encoding thioredoxin; the protein is MVKEISDASFDEEVLKAKIPVLVDMWAPWCGPCRMVAPVIDKLSTQYEGKIKFCKMNVDDNSSTSSRYQVMSIPTMLLFKQGDVVDTVVGAVPESNFKAKLDKLL